A DNA window from Halomicrobium mukohataei DSM 12286 contains the following coding sequences:
- a CDS encoding helix-turn-helix domain-containing protein, which produces MSTIQEETKPAAFTQTEFREQLRELPPSAKLVAKVLETDAPLSQGQLAEASLLPDRTVRYALNRLEECELVDSRYSFNDARKQVYFLTN; this is translated from the coding sequence ATGAGCACGATTCAGGAGGAGACGAAGCCCGCGGCGTTCACCCAGACGGAGTTTCGCGAGCAGCTCCGCGAACTCCCGCCGAGCGCGAAGCTCGTCGCGAAGGTCCTGGAGACCGACGCGCCGCTGTCCCAGGGGCAACTGGCCGAGGCGTCGCTGTTGCCCGACCGGACGGTCCGCTACGCGTTGAACCGACTCGAAGAGTGTGAGCTGGTCGACTCCCGGTACAGCTTCAACGACGCTCGCAAGCAGGTCTACTTCCTCACCAACTGA